The following coding sequences are from one Bifidobacterium sp. window:
- a CDS encoding PucR family transcriptional regulator, whose amino-acid sequence MSRSKSSKSKERSSAGTLAKVAHDAVALFNPELRRSAEGKDDAHNDHNAVADKSDKADKANKQTSSHSSSEHSNTKRRRSKRNTESAERSTASTETVESELDKVVSLSDTQQVAEKMSLQTQHHSSVSLPDGVQQAVDKALQHLDRDLAWHSNLSEQDKQLLNLIIETAVADFLAWMKEYRHSADASQGPRPSTDHIFFVAPLEFTKAISLKQALEVTRLIVDILERNISGFSDPENEQEIRNGMLYYAREVAFSAASVYATSAEARGDWDTRIETLTIEDLIDNVTDHHVTSRMGMLGWTSDYHCFAVVGKLADGRELESGLVQRRIRGTIRAQGGECLLSNHDGLLVILVDPRAKGSPEEFLEPLIRYFDDGPLCLGPLRHQVAGAADTIRAALITYQTAPAMSVLSEATGIPRPLRADDVLPERALFGDVTARQELYTSVYASLRGDDPENSLLKTLSTFLLSGSSLEITARELNVHPNTVRYRLKRSIEITGWDPMNPREAYVLLTAVKIGLIEDSHE is encoded by the coding sequence ATGAGTCGCAGCAAATCATCTAAGTCAAAGGAACGTTCTAGCGCAGGAACGTTGGCGAAAGTTGCCCATGACGCTGTGGCACTGTTTAACCCTGAATTGCGTCGCTCGGCAGAAGGCAAGGACGACGCGCACAACGATCATAATGCCGTCGCTGACAAGTCCGACAAGGCTGACAAGGCCAACAAGCAAACTAGCTCGCATTCTTCAAGCGAACATTCAAATACCAAACGACGTCGAAGCAAACGGAATACTGAATCAGCAGAGCGAAGTACTGCAAGTACAGAAACCGTCGAATCTGAACTCGACAAAGTCGTGTCTCTGAGCGACACACAACAAGTTGCTGAGAAGATGAGCTTACAAACTCAGCATCATTCATCAGTGTCGTTACCTGATGGGGTTCAACAGGCAGTAGACAAAGCTTTGCAGCACCTTGACCGCGATTTGGCGTGGCATAGCAATCTCAGCGAGCAGGATAAGCAACTGCTCAACCTCATTATTGAAACAGCCGTTGCAGATTTTCTTGCGTGGATGAAGGAATATCGGCATAGCGCAGATGCCTCACAAGGTCCACGACCTTCGACCGATCACATTTTTTTTGTTGCTCCTCTGGAATTCACCAAAGCTATTAGTCTGAAGCAGGCTCTTGAAGTCACCAGACTTATTGTGGATATTCTCGAGCGCAACATTTCAGGCTTCAGCGATCCCGAAAATGAGCAGGAAATTCGTAATGGCATGTTGTATTATGCGCGAGAAGTCGCATTCTCAGCAGCATCCGTCTATGCAACCTCCGCAGAGGCTCGCGGAGACTGGGATACACGCATTGAAACTCTGACCATCGAGGATCTTATTGACAATGTGACTGATCACCATGTCACCTCACGCATGGGAATGCTCGGTTGGACCAGTGACTACCACTGTTTCGCAGTAGTTGGCAAACTAGCCGATGGCAGAGAGTTGGAGTCAGGCTTAGTCCAGAGACGTATCCGCGGCACAATTCGCGCTCAAGGTGGAGAGTGCCTACTGTCTAACCATGACGGTCTGCTGGTCATATTGGTTGATCCGCGAGCTAAAGGTTCACCAGAAGAATTTTTAGAACCACTAATACGATATTTTGACGATGGCCCACTCTGTCTTGGACCTTTGCGGCATCAAGTTGCAGGAGCCGCAGATACTATTCGAGCTGCCTTAATCACCTATCAAACTGCCCCTGCTATGTCTGTGTTAAGTGAAGCAACTGGAATTCCACGACCACTTCGCGCTGATGATGTATTACCCGAACGTGCACTGTTCGGCGATGTGACAGCTCGGCAGGAACTATATACGTCTGTATATGCAAGTCTGCGAGGAGACGATCCAGAAAATTCTTTGCTAAAAACTCTGAGCACTTTTTTACTCTCTGGAAGTTCCTTGGAGATAACCGCCCGAGAGTTGAACGTCCATCCTAATACGGTGCGTTATCGCTTAAAACGTTCAATTGAAATCACCGGTTGGGATCCTATGAATCCGCGCGAAGCTTATGTACTGCTGACCGCAGTAAAGATTGGTTTGATTGAAGATTCACACGAATAG
- a CDS encoding DUF6020 family protein — translation MIKTARATTAETQIETAISKPGRKHLQHVSGWGIIRWTVVVIVCAWIALCTAVGPIYRADASLTNFSWHNGLLFAFSFSLCFAAILVLYQWSQHFGSRRSSILGSPFTVISQHFASYMAKHTKLKTVAERCITVIIRCTDRWWKIAIILLIGWLWAYVTLLVAFGADVRSQINEFNLWWANIQGIQLPYKQGFTPMDVYPTAHYLWPDHPTYLTNQHNIVLTMVYGSIVALMRALTASDDAGLVVLAGTQYVFAAFCFSATAHRIFTCGNPYQRQEYAGKSDVSHHHRSMQPAPAGVLPRVLVVVFLLCCPLVVFSTISITKSPLFAFAFVWWLGIWYQLQQMKRQGCRNRIPRRLTVAMIISTIVMLISVKYALYIVAFQLVVCLIADRKRWKFTVTALALPLIIFQIAITTLVSTGTIITGDPIESKGVQLQQIARVAQRNPQGIPEDARKALEPILDLSAMGQQYFPNDADRVKSSGTIEKVTTYKWRTVSAEDMKAFNSAWLEIGLRNPVLYLDAFLAKSYGYFDVNDPPYVSMGYYVNNHYVQESTTWIKYWLHDWRNNVAQHATNWGNTPILGWVTHGNFWVVLTLLLMCTQLLLKRWDSLAYQFPLILIMGVMTIAPANNFERHMLPIAFSFLFIAIAFYQETCLRTKQVVDTARKDKLGI, via the coding sequence ATGATCAAGACAGCACGAGCAACAACCGCCGAAACTCAGATTGAGACAGCCATCAGCAAGCCAGGTAGGAAACACTTACAACACGTATCTGGTTGGGGCATAATCCGCTGGACAGTTGTAGTGATAGTTTGCGCATGGATTGCATTGTGCACAGCAGTTGGTCCTATATACCGTGCTGATGCGTCATTGACTAATTTTTCATGGCACAATGGGCTGTTGTTTGCGTTCAGTTTCTCTCTATGCTTTGCAGCAATCCTTGTGCTATATCAGTGGTCTCAACATTTTGGCAGTCGACGCAGTAGCATCTTGGGATCACCGTTCACAGTAATTTCTCAACACTTCGCTAGTTATATGGCGAAGCATACGAAGCTCAAGACCGTCGCTGAACGTTGCATCACAGTGATCATCCGTTGCACCGACCGATGGTGGAAAATAGCCATTATTCTGTTGATTGGTTGGCTGTGGGCCTATGTCACACTGCTCGTAGCGTTTGGGGCTGACGTGCGGTCACAAATCAACGAATTCAACCTTTGGTGGGCGAATATTCAAGGGATTCAACTCCCTTATAAACAGGGCTTCACACCGATGGATGTGTATCCTACAGCACACTATTTATGGCCCGACCACCCCACATATCTGACGAACCAACACAATATTGTGTTGACGATGGTATATGGAAGCATCGTTGCTCTGATGCGTGCTCTCACTGCTTCGGATGATGCTGGTTTGGTTGTGCTTGCGGGTACACAATACGTATTCGCCGCATTTTGCTTTTCTGCAACCGCCCATCGTATATTCACTTGTGGCAACCCCTATCAGCGACAGGAATATGCTGGCAAGAGTGACGTTTCTCATCACCACCGCAGTATGCAACCCGCTCCGGCAGGTGTGCTCCCACGAGTACTAGTTGTGGTTTTCCTGCTCTGCTGCCCGCTCGTGGTGTTCAGCACCATCTCGATTACTAAATCACCGCTATTCGCTTTTGCTTTCGTATGGTGGCTCGGCATTTGGTACCAACTGCAGCAGATGAAACGTCAAGGCTGCCGCAACCGCATTCCCCGACGACTTACTGTCGCGATGATTATCTCAACAATCGTCATGCTGATTTCAGTAAAATATGCTCTGTACATCGTCGCTTTCCAACTGGTCGTGTGTCTCATCGCTGACCGAAAACGTTGGAAATTTACTGTGACTGCTTTGGCACTACCACTCATTATTTTCCAAATAGCGATTACAACATTGGTTAGTACCGGAACAATCATCACCGGTGATCCAATAGAAAGCAAAGGTGTGCAACTTCAACAAATTGCACGCGTTGCGCAGCGCAACCCACAAGGGATTCCAGAGGATGCACGCAAAGCACTAGAACCAATTTTGGATCTCTCTGCTATGGGACAACAATATTTTCCAAATGATGCTGATCGTGTGAAATCTTCGGGAACCATCGAGAAAGTAACCACATATAAATGGCGCACAGTTAGCGCCGAAGATATGAAAGCTTTCAACAGCGCTTGGCTAGAAATAGGATTACGTAATCCGGTGCTGTACCTCGACGCTTTCCTCGCGAAATCTTATGGATATTTCGACGTGAACGATCCACCATATGTTTCCATGGGGTATTACGTCAATAATCACTATGTGCAAGAGAGCACCACCTGGATTAAGTATTGGTTGCACGACTGGCGTAACAATGTGGCTCAACATGCCACTAACTGGGGCAATACGCCCATTTTAGGTTGGGTCACCCACGGTAATTTCTGGGTAGTACTCACTCTGCTGCTAATGTGCACACAGCTACTTCTCAAACGTTGGGACTCACTCGCTTATCAATTCCCGCTGATATTAATTATGGGAGTTATGACCATAGCGCCAGCAAATAATTTCGAAAGACATATGTTGCCAATCGCATTTTCTTTCTTGTTTATCGCAATTGCTTTCTACCAAGAAACTTGCTTAAGAACAAAGCAAGTCGTAGACACAGCACGCAAGGATAAGCTAGGTATATGA
- a CDS encoding energy-coupling factor transporter transmembrane component T family protein: MITSLYRPGDSLLHRCPALWKLLVLMVSGICLALPFARWWFLAAITTLCISAFIVGKFGLSELCRQLWSARWILAFTVIAQVLFQPWERMAANTIRVLDVVLLASLITLSTPVSALLDGVLSLLKPFSFLGVNTDGIALVISLALSAIPLVSSNMRAVKEAHIARGGHGGVMAWAVPLLVISLKQADELAEAMDARGN; this comes from the coding sequence ATGATTACTTCCCTATACCGTCCAGGAGATAGTCTGCTTCATCGCTGTCCAGCACTTTGGAAGCTGCTGGTGCTCATGGTGAGCGGCATATGCCTAGCACTCCCCTTCGCACGTTGGTGGTTCCTTGCCGCAATCACAACCTTATGCATTTCAGCGTTCATTGTTGGTAAGTTCGGTTTGAGTGAGCTCTGTCGCCAACTGTGGAGTGCGCGGTGGATTCTCGCATTTACTGTTATTGCCCAAGTACTATTCCAACCATGGGAACGTATGGCAGCAAACACCATACGCGTTCTTGACGTAGTATTGCTTGCCTCATTGATAACCTTAAGCACGCCTGTATCAGCCTTGTTGGATGGAGTGTTATCTCTGCTTAAACCGTTTTCGTTTCTGGGCGTGAACACAGACGGCATTGCTCTAGTAATCTCATTAGCACTGAGTGCGATTCCTCTAGTAAGCAGCAATATGCGAGCCGTCAAAGAGGCGCACATCGCGCGTGGTGGGCATGGTGGCGTAATGGCCTGGGCTGTGCCCTTACTGGTCATCAGTCTCAAACAAGCTGATGAACTTGCTGAAGCTATGGATGCCCGAGGGAATTAG
- a CDS encoding energy-coupling factor ABC transporter ATP-binding protein: MMNSVEISFTDVNFCIDGNTIIHDVSCLLQVQRLAVLGTNGSGKSTFLRLLDGLEKASSGTISIMGMNPDRDGKQLHKRVGFVFTNPDTQIIMPTVHEDVAFSLRGMKLSKQDVEQRVNDCLESFGLSSHSSTPAHSLSGGQKQMLALAAVLVRGPELVIADEPTTMLDLPNARLIGDYLVEYLQRPVIIATHDLELASRCDYALRFADGQLVEQGSPELVIEHYRQDCSQRYSKLSPPSLRFAQ, encoded by the coding sequence ATGATGAATTCAGTTGAAATCTCGTTTACCGACGTCAACTTTTGTATTGACGGCAACACCATTATTCATGATGTAAGTTGCCTGTTGCAGGTCCAACGACTAGCTGTGTTGGGTACTAACGGCTCAGGAAAATCAACGTTTCTCAGACTGCTTGATGGGCTCGAAAAAGCTAGCTCAGGAACAATCTCGATTATGGGTATGAATCCTGATCGCGATGGGAAACAACTACATAAACGTGTTGGCTTTGTTTTCACGAATCCGGACACGCAAATCATCATGCCTACGGTCCATGAGGATGTCGCCTTTTCATTGCGGGGCATGAAACTCAGCAAACAAGATGTCGAACAGCGAGTAAACGATTGTCTGGAATCGTTTGGATTGTCGTCGCACTCATCAACGCCAGCGCATAGCCTTTCGGGAGGGCAAAAACAAATGCTCGCTCTAGCCGCGGTGCTGGTTCGAGGTCCGGAACTCGTCATCGCCGATGAGCCAACTACGATGTTGGATCTTCCAAACGCACGTCTTATTGGAGATTACCTTGTCGAGTATTTGCAACGCCCAGTAATCATTGCCACCCACGATCTGGAGCTCGCATCTCGCTGTGATTATGCGCTACGCTTTGCCGATGGTCAGCTCGTTGAGCAAGGCTCACCAGAACTGGTCATCGAACATTACCGGCAGGATTGTTCGCAACGCTACAGCAAGCTCTCACCGCCTTCACTGAGGTTCGCTCAATGA
- a CDS encoding biotin transporter BioY, translating to MTAHRFDNRDLARIAMFTAILAVFSFIRIPVGPVPVTMQTLAVMLAGTVLGPWLGALSVLLLLALVLIGLPLLGGNGGFAVFVGPTAGYLLGFVIGALIVGLIAHSGHHMTWWKTAIACICGGMLIPYICGVPVTAVILGQSLSNTAWSVLAFVPGDLAKIVLATLITSALWKAYPAAFPASLREHRIQQA from the coding sequence ATGACTGCTCATCGTTTCGACAACCGAGATCTCGCTCGAATAGCCATGTTTACCGCCATTCTTGCGGTATTCAGCTTTATTCGCATACCTGTTGGCCCCGTGCCTGTGACCATGCAAACACTTGCTGTGATGCTTGCTGGAACTGTTCTCGGACCATGGCTCGGAGCATTGTCGGTGTTACTGCTACTAGCTTTAGTATTGATTGGACTTCCTCTGTTAGGCGGTAACGGAGGCTTTGCAGTTTTCGTGGGTCCAACTGCAGGGTACTTGCTCGGCTTCGTCATAGGTGCATTAATAGTTGGGCTCATTGCTCATTCCGGTCATCATATGACCTGGTGGAAGACTGCCATAGCCTGCATCTGCGGAGGCATGCTGATCCCTTATATTTGTGGAGTACCTGTCACAGCTGTAATACTCGGACAAAGCCTGTCTAACACTGCGTGGAGCGTACTCGCCTTTGTCCCGGGCGATCTCGCAAAAATAGTTCTCGCCACATTAATCACTAGCGCACTGTGGAAAGCTTATCCAGCAGCATTCCCCGCTTCGCTGCGTGAACACCGGATTCAGCAAGCGTAA
- a CDS encoding biotin--[acetyl-CoA-carboxylase] ligase, whose translation MGLYKMTMPDLYTADCCVDSVLDTFESMSYHDQISAAAAPRTAAAVSSIKVMDSVDSTNSLLSRALMLGNHHDAYTLVRELFNQELFNQDSPMSEQSTVQSQELNTLPVSVATSDVQTQCRGRLGRKWSNKPGESFMASWVLPVPQRMLQAQHAGWLTMIAGLCVYEGLKSVLTACGATALREQSVLALKWPNDIFVNGRKLGGILSELVPVNEDSSAVIFGVGINMFMSQSDSPIDLATSLQLEYGPLPSYEEFRDRLAAAISVNLRERLTSFYADPDTYSEQALTEVRAHSWTIGRQVRANLASGESVVGRALRIEHDASLVIQCHDGVERTVTTGDVGVLPG comes from the coding sequence GTGGGATTGTACAAAATGACGATGCCGGATTTGTATACTGCTGACTGTTGCGTGGATTCTGTGCTTGATACCTTTGAATCTATGTCTTACCATGATCAAATTTCGGCTGCTGCTGCGCCACGTACTGCAGCAGCAGTGTCGTCGATCAAGGTCATGGATAGCGTAGATTCGACGAATTCATTGCTATCTAGAGCACTGATGCTAGGCAATCATCACGATGCATACACCTTGGTAAGAGAGCTGTTTAACCAAGAGTTGTTTAACCAAGATAGTCCGATGTCTGAGCAATCAACGGTGCAGTCCCAAGAGCTCAATACCCTTCCAGTTAGTGTGGCAACTTCTGATGTGCAGACACAATGCCGAGGACGTTTGGGGCGCAAATGGTCGAACAAACCAGGCGAGTCTTTTATGGCTTCCTGGGTGTTGCCTGTTCCACAAAGGATGCTACAAGCTCAGCATGCTGGCTGGCTAACTATGATTGCTGGCTTGTGTGTGTATGAGGGTTTGAAATCAGTATTGACTGCGTGTGGTGCCACAGCTCTTCGAGAACAATCAGTCTTAGCTTTGAAGTGGCCCAATGACATTTTTGTTAATGGACGTAAGCTTGGCGGAATTCTCAGCGAACTGGTGCCGGTTAATGAAGATAGTTCAGCGGTTATTTTCGGTGTTGGTATCAATATGTTCATGTCTCAGTCGGATTCACCCATTGACCTTGCAACTTCTTTGCAGCTGGAATATGGACCGCTGCCGAGCTATGAAGAATTCCGAGATCGACTTGCTGCCGCCATCAGTGTCAATCTACGTGAGCGGCTTACGAGCTTTTATGCTGACCCTGATACTTACTCCGAACAGGCGCTTACCGAGGTACGTGCACACAGCTGGACCATTGGTCGTCAAGTCCGAGCAAACCTAGCTTCAGGAGAAAGTGTGGTCGGCAGAGCTTTGCGTATTGAGCACGATGCGTCTTTAGTTATTCAATGCCACGACGGTGTTGAGCGCACGGTAACCACGGGTGACGTTGGGGTGTTACCTGGATGA